The nucleotide window TTGACCTCGAAGAGGGTCTGTTCCAGCTCGATGCCGGTCGGCTCCGGATCGACCGGGCTGGGCATGCTGGCCAGGGTGTCCGAGATGTCCGTCACGGTGCTTGCTTCCCTGGCACACGCTCGGCAAACGTGGGATTGTGCGGCAGGGACCGGCCCGGAGTGACCGGAATGGGGATGAGCTGCGCGGAAGGGTGACGACCGTCGCGAGCCTGCCGAGAGGCGGACAAGCGGCGGGTGACCGGCCAGCGGGCGCCCGATCGGCACGAACCGGTCGAGGAGAGCCAGACGCTTCCTGGGCCGCCGATCCGGGCGGGCGGCGCGGGCCGGGCAGACAGGGTCCGGCCCCCGCGCCGGAGGCGACGGGGGCCGGGTGTCGGTTGGTCAGGGTGTGTGGGTGAGCAGTGTGAAGCCCAGGTTGGCCGGCGTCCCGGCCGAGTTGCGGGTCTGCACGAAGACCGCGTTGGGTGTCAGCAGTCGCGGGGCGACCGAGACCTCGCCACCGGGCGGGATGCAGCAGGAGCCGGACAGGGAGAGGGTGGCCAGGAAGGCACCGGCCGAGACCGTGTGACCAAAGATCACCTCGTACTCCCCGACACCGTACTTGACCACGGTGCCGCCGCCGCGCGCCTTGGTGCCGTTGGAGTTGACGACTGTGAAGACGTTGGTGGCCACCAGTGGGGTGGCCGCACCCGCCTTCAGCGCGGCCTTCGCCAGACGCGCCGACTCGGCGCTGACCGGCGGCTGGGAGTTCGTGCCGCGTGCCGCCGGCTGGACGGCCTCCTGCGGCGCCTTCGCCGACGGCTGGGCGATAGCGATGCCCCCGCCGGCGAGACTGAGCGCCAGGACGGCGAACGTGACCGCCGCCACCTTACGTCGGAAGGATGTGCTCATGACAGGTCCCCCTTGTGTGACCGTGCGAATTCGGCCGACCCGCGGGGCGGGACGGATGACTGCCCATAAATAGGCTTACGACGACAGTTGGACGGGGGAAAGCTGCCTCGCTCACACCCGAAGAGATTGATTTCTCAGCAATCTGCATCCCATCTGAGCTGGGGTTACTACTCAGAGTTGCGTCGTTTAAGCCAGATGGAACGTAGCACCGGAAAAAGCCGCCAGTCAATAGTTGATCTCGCTTTTCCGGAGTGTCAACCAGCCGTCAGATAATTGTGAAATGTGAGCGCACCACCATTCATGAAATGGCTTCGCGGGGCCCGACTAGGATCACCGTCGTGATCGTCGACGCTCCACCCGCGCACCGAGGTGCCCGGCTCGGCACGGTGTTGTGCTGGCTTGCCGCCGTACCCACAGCCCTCTGGGCGGCCGTCCGGCTACTCGGCCTGGACCGGGGGCCGTTGGTACAGGCGCTCGCCTTCACGCCGTACGTCGCGGGCGTCAGCGTCCTGGTCCTGGCCCTCGCGCTCGCCCTACGGCGCTGGTGGCCGGCGGCGCTCGCGGCCCTGGCGGCGGTGGCGTTGCTCGGCACCGTCGCACCTCGGGCGCTGTCCAACTCTCAGCCGGCGGCGGCCGGGCCGACCGTGCGGCTGCTCACCGCCAATCTGCTCGCCGGTGCCGCCGACGCGCGGACGCTTGTGGAGCTGGTCCGGCGACACGAGGTGGACGTGCTCACCGTGCAGGAGTTCACACCGGACGCGCAGGCCGCCCTCGATCAGCTCGGCCTCGCCACGCTGCTGCCGCACCGGCAGCTCAACCCGGAGGTGGGCACCCCCGGCTCCGGGCTCTACTCGCGGTGGCCGATCACCGACGTCGGCGTCCGGCGCAACCTTGAGGGTTGGGGCTTCACCCAGGCGTACGCGACGGTGTCCGTCCCCGGCGGACCCCCGGTCCGGGTCGAGTCGGCCCACCCCTCGGCGCCCTACGCGCTGGACCAGGTGGGCGCCTGGCGAGCCGACCTGACCGCCCAACCAGCCGCCACCCCGGACGGTGGCCTGCGGATCCTCGCCGGGGATTTCAACGCGACCCTCGACCACAGTCCACTGCGGGCCCTGCTGCGCACCGGTTACGTCGACGCCGCCGACGCCACCGGGAAGGGCCTGACCGGCACCTGGGGTCCGTACGACGGTGACCTCATCCCACCGGTCACCATCGACCACGTCCTGGTCGACCACCGGATAGCGGTCCGCTCGGTGAAGGTGCTGAACCTCCCCAACACCGACCACCGCCCCGTCCAAGCCACCCTCACCCTCCCCACCCCCTAAACCCCGCCCCCGCCCCGTCGATCTTGCACTTTCTGTCCCAGCATCAGCGACAAAAGCCTCATAATGCCAACACAAAGTGCAAGATCGCGAGGGTGGGGTTGGGGTGGGGGTTAGACAGTGGTGGGGGCCAGGCCGTAGGTGAGGGCGTCTACCAGGGCGTGCCAGCTGGCCTCGACCACGTTGGGGTGGACGCCGACCGTGGTCCAGTCTCGGCCGCTGCTGTCGGAGGTTTCCAGCAGGACCCGGGTGACCGCGCCGGTGCCGTGGCTGCCCTCCAGGATGCGCACCTTGTAGTCGGCCAACTCGAAGTCGCGCAGCTGTGGGTAGTGCCGCGCCAGCCCCACCCGCAGCGCCTCGTCGAGTGCGTTGACCGGGCCGTTGCCCTCGGCGGTGGCGATCACCCGCTCACCGCGGACCCGGATCTTGACGGTCGCCTCGGAGACCACCGCGCCGTCCTCGCGGTGCTCGACCAACACCCGGTACGACTCCAGCTTGAACGGTCGGGCCGGGCTGCCCTCCGGCAGCTCGGAGCGGACCAGCAACTCGAAGGACGCGTCGGCCGCCTCGAAGGACCAGCCACCCGCCTCCAACTCCTTGACCCGCTTGGTGACCCGGGTCAGGGCGTCCGGGCTGCCGGCCAGGTCCAGGCCGAGCTCGCGGCTCTTGAGCTCGACGCTGGCCCGACCGGCCATCTCGGTGATCAGGATCCGCATGTCGTTGCCCACCACCGACGGGTCGACGTGGTTGTAGAGCAACGGGTCGACCTTGATCGCGCTCGCGTGCAACCCCGCCTTGTGGGCGAAGGCAGCGGCCCCGGCGTACGCCTGGTGGGTGTCGGGGGCGATGTTGGCGATCTCGGCGATGGCGTGCGAGACCCGCACCATCTGCGCCAGGCAGCCCTCCGGTAGGACGGGCATGCCCAGCTTGAGTTGGAGGTTGGCGACGACCGCGAAGATGTCGGCGTTGCCCGGGCGTTCGCCGTACCCGTTGGCGGTGCCCTGCACGTGGCGGACGCCCGCCTCCACGGCGGCGATCGTGTTGGCCACCGCGCAGGCGGTGTCGTTCTGGGCGTGGATGCCGAGCAGCCCGGCGTCGATCCCCAGCTTGTCGGTCAGGTCGAGGACCGCGGCGGTCACCTGGGACGGCAGCATGCCGCCGTTGGTGTCGCAGAGCACCATCCGCTCGGCGCCGGCGGCGAGCGCGGTCTGCACCACGGCCGCGCTGTACGCGGGGTCGTGCCGGTAGCCGTCGAAGAAGTGTTCGCCGTCGACGAAGACCCGTCGGCCCTCGCGGACGAGGTGGCTGACGGTGTCGTGGATCATCGCCAGGTTCTCCGCGCCGGTGGTACGCAGGGCGCGCTCGACGTGCCGGGAGTGGGCCTTGGCGACCAGGGCCACCGCCGGGGTCTGCGCGTCCAGCAGGGCGCGCACCTGGGGGTCGTCGGCGACCGGAACACCGGCCTTGCGGGTGGCGCCGAACGCGACGAGTACGGCGTGCCGCAGGTCCAGCTCGGTCCGGGCGCGGCGGAAGAACTCGGTGTCCTTGGGCACCGCGCCCGGCCAGCCGCCCTCGATGAAGCCGACGCCGAACTCGTCGAGCAGCCGGGCCACGGCCAGCTTGTCGACCACCGAGTAGGTGAGCCCCTCGCGCTGGGCGCCGTCGCGCAACGTGGTGTCGAAGACCTGGAACGTCATCAGGATCCTTTCTCGGAGCAACAAAAAGACCTCCCGCGGATGCGGGAGGTCTGCGCGCT belongs to Micromonospora ureilytica and includes:
- the cimA gene encoding citramalate synthase — protein: MTFQVFDTTLRDGAQREGLTYSVVDKLAVARLLDEFGVGFIEGGWPGAVPKDTEFFRRARTELDLRHAVLVAFGATRKAGVPVADDPQVRALLDAQTPAVALVAKAHSRHVERALRTTGAENLAMIHDTVSHLVREGRRVFVDGEHFFDGYRHDPAYSAAVVQTALAAGAERMVLCDTNGGMLPSQVTAAVLDLTDKLGIDAGLLGIHAQNDTACAVANTIAAVEAGVRHVQGTANGYGERPGNADIFAVVANLQLKLGMPVLPEGCLAQMVRVSHAIAEIANIAPDTHQAYAGAAAFAHKAGLHASAIKVDPLLYNHVDPSVVGNDMRILITEMAGRASVELKSRELGLDLAGSPDALTRVTKRVKELEAGGWSFEAADASFELLVRSELPEGSPARPFKLESYRVLVEHREDGAVVSEATVKIRVRGERVIATAEGNGPVNALDEALRVGLARHYPQLRDFELADYKVRILEGSHGTGAVTRVLLETSDSSGRDWTTVGVHPNVVEASWHALVDALTYGLAPTTV
- a CDS encoding endonuclease/exonuclease/phosphatase family protein, with protein sequence MVDAPPAHRGARLGTVLCWLAAVPTALWAAVRLLGLDRGPLVQALAFTPYVAGVSVLVLALALALRRWWPAALAALAAVALLGTVAPRALSNSQPAAAGPTVRLLTANLLAGAADARTLVELVRRHEVDVLTVQEFTPDAQAALDQLGLATLLPHRQLNPEVGTPGSGLYSRWPITDVGVRRNLEGWGFTQAYATVSVPGGPPVRVESAHPSAPYALDQVGAWRADLTAQPAATPDGGLRILAGDFNATLDHSPLRALLRTGYVDAADATGKGLTGTWGPYDGDLIPPVTIDHVLVDHRIAVRSVKVLNLPNTDHRPVQATLTLPTP